The genomic segment GCGCAGGCTGGGACAAATACAAGCTTTCGGCTGTTTTTGTGATGTTTTGTTCCTGGTACAAGGTTTGGAGAATGTACCAATCGCGATATTCCATAGCTATAGTGTCTCCGCATGATTATTTGTCACTTCTTTATTTAACACATTTTTCTCCTTTCTTTTCAAATAGTTTCCAATCACGATCACCAGAAGTGCCAATGCTACCGGCAAAATCATATGCAGCGAAGGCATTACCCCCTCCAGGAAGCTGCCAACTGCTTTGTCTCCTACAATCATTTCTCCAGCTGTATACCCAAGCAAAGCCGCTCCCAATAATACGATGATGGGAAAACGGTTCATCAGCTTCATCAGCAGCTGGCTTCCCCAAATGATGAGCGGAATGCTGATGGCAAGACCGATGATGACCAAAACCAGGTTCCCGTTCGCTGCTCCCGCTACGGCAATGACATTGTCCAGACTCATAATCAGATCGGCAAAAATAATGGTTTTGAGTGCCTCAATAAAGCTCGATCCGCCACCAATGTGACTGTCCTCATCTTCACCTTTTAACAGCTTGACCGCAATCCAGATGAGCAGAAGTCCTCCGACGACCTGGACAAACGGGATTTTCAACAGCCAAATGGCAATGAAGGTAAGGATGATCCGCAGTCCGATTGCACCGAAGCTCCCCCAAAAAGTGGCTTTTTTCTGCAGCTCTGGACTCAGGTTGCGACAGGCAAGAGC from the Brevibacillus brevis genome contains:
- a CDS encoding TerC family protein, whose translation is MTEYLLSLLQIIMINLVLSGDNAVVIALACRNLSPELQKKATFWGSFGAIGLRIILTFIAIWLLKIPFVQVVGGLLLIWIAVKLLKGEDEDSHIGGGSSFIEALKTIIFADLIMSLDNVIAVAGAANGNLVLVIIGLAISIPLIIWGSQLLMKLMNRFPIIVLLGAALLGYTAGEMIVGDKAVGSFLEGVMPSLHMILPVALALLVIVIGNYLKRKEKNVLNKEVTNNHAETL